The following nucleotide sequence is from Methanosarcinales archaeon.
TTATCTATATTCTTATCAGGCATCTTGTTACGGATACCAAGACCTGCCCAGAAAGCATCCCGCTCCATGGTAACGTTCTGGGAGATTGAAAGCTCTATTACTTCATGTATGGTCTCTGTCACTTTTGGACGCGGTGTTCTATGAATCTGATCACGATTGAAATCAGGCAAATTCCATTCCGGCCAATCCCAGGGAACATAGGTTATACCCCTGAAATGAGGGAAATTGGGGACAGTAAATACATCAGGGTAACAATTCCAGCAGAAATTACCACCACCCCTAGGAAGACGGACGTGAGGGATATAGATGTTAATATCAGGTAATCCAAATGTGGGCAGGGTTAGATCATATCCTGCAATTGGAATTATCCATACGCAATTGTAGCATGATTCATTGCCAAATTGGAAACCAATACCACCACCCAGTATTTTAGGCAAAGTTATACCCACACCTGTATCTAACTGTTCCATATCCAGGCTTGAACTTTGTCCTGGTGAGATTAGATCGGGGTTGAAAGACCCGGCCCATATTCCATCAAAAAATGGGATGTTTATACCATACTGCTTTGCAACAACATCAACAACATCAACCCCAAGTGGAATCTGTGGTGTAAGTGTCCCGGCAGTGAAATATGAGACTAATTCATTGACTCCAATGGAAAATGTAATACCTAATGCTTTGCTCAATTTGATATTGCCAATTTCGTTGTTATTCGTTGCAATTGCTGCATTTTCGAAAACGTTAGATGAATCCTCGTTTTGATCCTCCCATCCTGGCCCTGTTTTGAGCCATATAATATTTGGATCAACATCCATATCCTCTGTTTTGTCACCAAGATGTAAACCATCAATATTTAAACAATAAGAAAGATCCGGCCATGTTGGATAGTCAGGTTTGCATGTTTCATCTACTGGAGTTTTAACAGTTACAGGAATACTCGTGCCGGCATAGCTTATGACTTCATGGTTATTTATAAAGTGAACATATCTTCCCTGAATATTTATTTTGCCTGTTATTTCCTTACAGCTTGATATACCTGGAGAAAGTTTTAACTTATATGGTACTTTGACATTACTTTTTCCTTTTATCTCATCAATTGTTGTAATTAATGGATCCAGTACCACTCCATTGTGATCTATTGGAGAAATAGAAACATTGTAAATGGATACAAGTCCCACATTGTAAAGGTTAAAGGAACCTGCTCTCTCTTCCCCTGCTTCCATATTATATTCTAAAGATGGGGGGAAAGCAAGAAGTAGAGGTATCGGAACATCTGTTTCAAACCTCATCTTCAGGATAACATTGTAATAATCCTCAATAGATGTAGGTGTTACTTCCCAGTTAAAATCAATGAAACTCATGTAAAGAGCTATATCTATCAATTTTGGAGTTTCCATCGGTTCCACTTCAACTGTTCCCATTTGTGGAAGTGTATTTGTTCCATCAGATGACACCTCAAAAATATACTTGCCTACGGGAAGATCGTTCAGCAATGCATACCCTGAAGAGTTAGTGGATGCATCGAATTCATCATAGGTATCCTGATTAATCAGAGAAATATTCGCATTGGTAAGATTTCTCTCAAGAGCATCAGTAACATGGAACAAAAGACTGCCATTTTCAAGATCAGTCACAAAAGTTGTCAGATTTACTTGAACTTGATTGTAGTTATCACTGGTAATATTTACTGAATCTTCATAAATTCCAGTATCCACGTTGTATGAATTAATATGGATATCAAAAGTTGCATTTTCACCCGGCAGAAGATCACCTATACTGGTATTTGAAGTCACTCTCATCCATGTATGCTCGGGTTGATGCAATGTTATATTTCGCAACACACCGTAACCCATGTTGTATATGGCTACAGTCTCAATTTTTGTTTGATTTTTATTTAAACCTGTAATTATATCTGCCGGATATACTTTTACGATCGGTGTCGGTGTGAATAATTTAACATTCAGTTCACTGACCTCATCTGAGTTTTGATCGGTTGTTACTTCAATATTGAACTGTGCATTTTCAGGAACAGGTGTTCCAGCTTCAAATTGAACATTGAACACGGCACTTCCATGTGGAGAAAGTTCAGATGGTATGCTGGATGCATTTATAGTTGCTATTACACTATCTGAAATGTCTCGATCAATTACAGAAGGTTGAATTCCGGTTAAAGTGGTATCTCCAAGGTTATAGAGAGTAAAACCAAGCGTCCGGGATGAATTCTCCACGAGTTCCACAGTTGCAGCTTGAGGGACAATATATAATCCATGGATCGTAAAGTTACTTTCAGATTCTCTAACCTGTCCGAGATTTGCAGCAGAAGCTTTCACTGAATAATTGCCAGCTTCGGTATCAAAAGGAGAAAAAGTATAATTGAATCCACCGGTCTCGTTTGTATAAACAATATATGTTCGTTTGAATCCATGGATATCTATCACCAGATTTACATTTACACTCTGAAGTGGAGTGTTGTTCAAATATTTCACGATCCCTGAAATATTCACCGGTTCATCTCGATCATAATATATCTTTTCTGTATCAACTTCAATAGTAAAATCATCAGAAACTCCAATTAATAGATCTGCAGTTTCAACATTACCTGATGTGTCATTGCCTTTGAACACAACCATAAATAGTCCTGAACCAAGTATTCCAGTATCTACATTCCCATAGAATGTATTTGATGTTCCGTTAAAGCTCATTTTAAAAGATTCGATTACTGGTATTGAGGTATTTAAGGGATAAACTGAGAGGTTAAGACTCAGGTCCTGATCAGTGAATATTTGAGCTGGATCTTTCGGGTTTGCCACTCTTGCTGTGAAATTTGCTATTTCACCAGATAAATATGACCTGGAATTAGTAAAAGGCTGGATAAAGTAAGCACCTGTGAAGAACACATTAACTGTCGCCTGACCGCTATTTGTTGCATTATATGTGGTGATATTTCCGGTCCAGAATCCATGAGGGTCATCTTTTCTGACAGTATATTCACTAACCAGTTTATTAGTCTCTTTTATGAAAATAATTTGTCTTTTAGTATTATTTGGGCCAGAAATTTCCGCATAAGCTGAAATATCATTAATAAGTGGATTTCCAGAGAGATCTGTAACATTAATCTCAAATTGTACTGTTTCTCCAACCTGATATATTGAATAATTTTGGGGTGAAGAAACATTAATAATTAACCCACCAGGAAGAATTCCTTGGGTTTTTGCAGTATCGTTCACCCATGTCTCATTAATATTTCCATTCTCATCTACTGTATGAGTGCTTATTGTGTGTGAAGTCCCCTGTAATAAGCCAGAATAATTATAAAAAGTATCGCTGACGTTAGCCTTCCAGCTTCCGTCAATATAAACTATCGTATGATTGAAATCCGGGTCTGATGGATTTGCCCAAGTCCAGTTTATCCATGTACTACCATTTGAAGAGTGTAGATTGCTAATTGACGAAGGTGGTGTTGTATCTTCTGACAACAAAACAGTAATACTTCCATTCACCACCCCTGGTGTTATAAGCTGCCCGAGCTCATTATTAAGGCTCGCAGAGGTAATATTCACGTCAGTTTGACCAGGTAAAAATCCTTTGAAAACGATATTTGCAAGCACTGCCTTGCTCTTGTTCACTTTATCAATCCTTGCAGCCACCAGTTTGACCCATCCATCGGTATTGTTTATATTTGCTACAGGTGTTCCAAAATCACCAGCAACAACATTTTCGATTGAAATGATAGAAGGATTAAAAGATATATTGACAATTCCTCCTGCTATTAATTCAGCTTCACTGATGGTGATCGGAACCGTGAATTCTGTGTCCACACCTGCCAAATAATCCCCGAAGCTCACAGTCTGCGCAGATGCCACTGGAGCAGCAAATAACAAAAAGAAAAAAAGAAAAAAAGCAGTTTTCATTTCATTCCAGCCCCACGATCTTCCTCATAAGTATCGTCACGTCCCCGCTGTCA
It contains:
- a CDS encoding PKD domain-containing protein; translation: MAGVDTEFTVPITISEAELIAGGIVNISFNPSIISIENVVAGDFGTPVANINNTDGWVKLVAARIDKVNKSKAVLANIVFKGFLPGQTDVNITSASLNNELGQLITPGVVNGSITVLLSEDTTPPSSISNLHSSNGSTWINWTWANPSDPDFNHTIVYIDGSWKANVSDTFYNYSGLLQGTSHTISTHTVDENGNINETWVNDTAKTQGILPGGLIINVSSPQNYSIYQVGETVQFEINVTDLSGNPLINDISAYAEISGPNNTKRQIIFIKETNKLVSEYTVRKDDPHGFWTGNITTYNATNSGQATVNVFFTGAYFIQPFTNSRSYLSGEIANFTARVANPKDPAQIFTDQDLSLNLSVYPLNTSIPVIESFKMSFNGTSNTFYGNVDTGILGSGLFMVVFKGNDTSGNVETADLLIGVSDDFTIEVDTEKIYYDRDEPVNISGIVKYLNNTPLQSVNVNLVIDIHGFKRTYIVYTNETGGFNYTFSPFDTEAGNYSVKASAANLGQVRESESNFTIHGLYIVPQAATVELVENSSRTLGFTLYNLGDTTLTGIQPSVIDRDISDSVIATINASSIPSELSPHGSAVFNVQFEAGTPVPENAQFNIEVTTDQNSDEVSELNVKLFTPTPIVKVYPADIITGLNKNQTKIETVAIYNMGYGVLRNITLHQPEHTWMRVTSNTSIGDLLPGENATFDIHINSYNVDTGIYEDSVNITSDNYNQVQVNLTTFVTDLENGSLLFHVTDALERNLTNANISLINQDTYDEFDASTNSSGYALLNDLPVGKYIFEVSSDGTNTLPQMGTVEVEPMETPKLIDIALYMSFIDFNWEVTPTSIEDYYNVILKMRFETDVPIPLLLAFPPSLEYNMEAGEERAGSFNLYNVGLVSIYNVSISPIDHNGVVLDPLITTIDEIKGKSNVKVPYKLKLSPGISSCKEITGKINIQGRYVHFINNHEVISYAGTSIPVTVKTPVDETCKPDYPTWPDLSYCLNIDGLHLGDKTEDMDVDPNIIWLKTGPGWEDQNEDSSNVFENAAIATNNNEIGNIKLSKALGITFSIGVNELVSYFTAGTLTPQIPLGVDVVDVVAKQYGINIPFFDGIWAGSFNPDLISPGQSSSLDMEQLDTGVGITLPKILGGGIGFQFGNESCYNCVWIIPIAGYDLTLPTFGLPDINIYIPHVRLPRGGGNFCWNCYPDVFTVPNFPHFRGITYVPWDWPEWNLPDFNRDQIHRTPRPKVTETIHEVIELSISQNVTMERDAFWAGLGIRNKMPDKNIDNVKVILHINSEDGVSANNQFFIKTPKLNGISNIDGTGVISPSGLATSRWLIIPKPGAGGINPEGARYNVSANISYSVDGVNFEVSTHEVEIVVKPQPEMVLDYFIPSDVIANKPFKLAVRVTNEGYGEARNFSIETAQPVIYYNPSGLLIDFEIIRSQLQGEERSNSLKVNFGNIQPGENKVAWWEMVASIDGTFTEFTGEYAHSSELGGMETSLIKEINTYIIQKQVGGDIGYDFLVNSKSNETYYLLLNSSNGNSTFVHNANYVVVNMPAPENPILDVSIEDYSGEWVIISIEDPYDNKVPIEKVSRTSEGTEIPSYNYWMRNGRILIVDHFDEGFDGNYTIKYKYSNLVPVITTNRTMFDGKIVVEENKVINFSGSDSYDGLGSIVSYKWEFGDETEKEGENVEHIYSQMGEFHVNLTITNNAGISSQASVKVYVVKEIIKFYLIPTNFQDVHLDEITDTQIRNLFDKVQTYYIESSYNSIFIDYSIEPPITIDNRNDYGNEINGDTVILHVIIAKYNSLEQARGKNNIIILNIDEDFRAMASTTSIINDPPATPNIVVDKNDDFPTYAHEIGHTLGYLFEDSKTHDESNLPDLYDPGKNIWWWGLMGKGIDVEPPTHLSSFSKLILNWLKPHSVSYGEYQLKPLEKSKYGDKVFIFTSGDLNYIIEARDLPQNHINKAEIISDGTLENGVVIYKVENFDLLSGYKINDNWKINPVPREGKFISVPPGIISVPWPGTDIIFLDDPTFLAEDGTSAFPYIDLFRFVMFSISSASDSPYYQPTIKIETPTEYASNKIGSAINNIKIDLPNIENLYQSPVNSTLFPDIDLHAYTQNGLHVGTNYSTNIYEIQIPDAIASGDLGNGEEWIFVPKDMNVTFYVSSHDVQKFLEENPDFNASNASIEYSATFMEYDLNPKLVQLPDGNWTVQNRTVSEPRIDTIEPGEMKVLISDNTMPGTITDLISTNGITWLNFTWTNPPDPDFSHVMLYLNGTFITNVSSPQNYYNITGLVPDTLYDLGTHTVDASGNINQTWVNRTARTAPISGISYTIALNSGWNLISAPLNLTTWELGEKAASGNPLNVTPENCLTSIYRYNSSTGLFEKSDHFDDWGWWPATGSESFTELEPGKGYWVMAKNNCDLTFTGTASSYLDIALNKGWNLVGWYSMMEALLGEEAVVGDPLDVTPENSLTSIYRYNSSTGLFEKSDHFDDWGWWPATGSENFTKLEPGRGYWVMANDSIWGHKN